Part of the Synergistaceae bacterium genome is shown below.
TCATCATGTCCCTCATTTTCCTGTACATCGCGGTTCAGATCGGTTACTAAAAACTTCGAAACGTATCAGGATTTGTTCTGAAACAGGCGACGCCTCTTCCGGATTTTACCGGAGGGGGCGTTTCGCTTTTTTCGGGCTGTTCTGAGGCTGCGATTCGAAGGGTATAATAAAGCACAGACTGAACGGAGAGACAGGGAACGCGATGGGCCTCGATAAAATGCGCGATGAAACGTCAGGCGTCAAAACAATGAAACTCGAAGGTCTCGACCTTCGCTATTACGACCAGGGAACCGGAGACGCGGTGGTGTTTCTGCACGGCTGGGGCTCGGAGTTTTCGATTTTTCGTCCCTTTCTGGACCGCATGTCGAACTGCCGTCGGGTCTGCGCTCCCAACCTTCCCGGCTTCGGAGGCAGCGAAGAACCTCCCGCGGCCTGGGGAGTGGACGATTACGCGGATTTTGTCCGCTCCTTTCTGAAGAAGCTCGGCATCCGCGAGGCCGTTTTGATCGGGCACTCCTTCGGAGGCCGGATCATCATCAAGCTGGCGGCGAGGTCCGGCGCAACGCCTCCTTCAGAAACGCTTCCCCTGCGCCTCCACAAAATCATTCTCGTGGACAGCGCGGGAATCCGCCCCGGAATGACGCTCAAAAAGCGTCTGCGGCTGGCCGTTTATAAAGGCGTTCGGCAGGTCGCCCGCCTCGTCGCCGCGGAAAAACTTTTTCCCGGCCTTCTGGAGAGCTGGCGGCGCAGAAATGCCTCTCCCGACTACCGCGACGCGTCTCCACGAATGCGCGAATGTTTCGTAAAGATTATCAACGAGGACCTGACGCCCTTTTTGTCCTCCATTTCCTGTCCAACTCTTCTGATTTGGGGAGAAAACGACCGCGAGACCCCCCTCGGCGACGGGCAGCTCATGGAGCGCCTTGTGCCTGATTCGGGGCTGGTCACTCTGAAAAACGCCGGACATTATTCCTTTCTGGATCAGCCTTTTATCTTTGGCCGAGTGCTGGATTCCTTTCTCGGCCTGAAGAGCGCGTCATGAGCCTGACTACCGCGCCTGTGTCCGCCGCGTTTCTTTTCAGCTGCTGCCTTTTTACCCTGCACGCGCTGCACATGTTCCAGTTAAATTCCTACAAAATAGGGATTCAGCTTCGCTGGCTCGCCGGACACAGGCGCGGCTGGCTGGGAAGGAACGTTCTCCTTCTGCCGCTTCTGCTGATTTTTCGGCTCAATTCACAGATTGCGCCGGGCGCGATGTTCGTCTGCTTTTCGGGACAGGCTCTGGCGCAGTTCCTGTACGCCCGATCCCATCCCGCGAAGAAACCTCTGGTGTACACGAATCGCGTCAAAAGGCTGCTGACGACGCACGCGGTTCTTCTTTCGGCCCTTGCCTTCCTGCCTCCGTCCTTTGCGAACGCGGGAGGAGACGGCGCGGCCTCCTTCCTGGCGGTCTGGGGCCTCTGGCTGGCTTTTCTGCACATGCTCACGCCTTTTTTCATCCTGCTGGCCAACATCGTCAACAGCCCCCTCGAAAAATGGATCAACAACCGTTACGTGGACGACGCCCGCCGGCTGCTGAGAGATCACCCGAAGCTGCTGGTTCTGGGAGTGACCGGAAGTTATGGCAAAACGAGCACAAAATTTTTTCTGCATAAACTGCTTTCGATGAAGTACAACGTTTTGATGACCCCGGAAAATTACAATACCACCCTGGG
Proteins encoded:
- a CDS encoding alpha/beta hydrolase; this encodes MGLDKMRDETSGVKTMKLEGLDLRYYDQGTGDAVVFLHGWGSEFSIFRPFLDRMSNCRRVCAPNLPGFGGSEEPPAAWGVDDYADFVRSFLKKLGIREAVLIGHSFGGRIIIKLAARSGATPPSETLPLRLHKIILVDSAGIRPGMTLKKRLRLAVYKGVRQVARLVAAEKLFPGLLESWRRRNASPDYRDASPRMRECFVKIINEDLTPFLSSISCPTLLIWGENDRETPLGDGQLMERLVPDSGLVTLKNAGHYSFLDQPFIFGRVLDSFLGLKSAS